The Plantactinospora sp. KBS50 sequence CAAAGTAAATCCGGACGCTCTCAACCCGCACCGTCCGGACCTACTCTGCGAGCCGCTGGTCGGCGCCCTGATCATCCGCAACGTGGAACCGGACGCGACCCTGCGAGTGTCCGGACTTAGCTTTGCGAGTCCTGGTCAGCGCCTTGATCATCCGCAACCTGTCACCAGCTGCAACACGGGGAGAGGATCGCCGTGACAGTGATTTCCGGTGGTGGCAGGTGGGTCGTGGTTACGCCTCGGAGCCGCGAATGCCGGGCGGCTCCCATCCGATCGGGGAGGCGGGATCCTCCAGCGGTTGGTGGCGACTGCGCAGCGCGTCGAACAACGCGACAATGGCCAGCACTCCGGCTACCGCACTCAGCCCGAGCATCGGCTCCCGGCGGGCCAGCACCGTCGGGGCCAACAGCAGGGCCACCAGGCCGATCACATGTGACCGGGAGACCCGCCCGAAGATCTCGTACTCCAGCCGCAGCCGCGCGATGAGGAAGAGCACCGGACCGCCCACCACGAACAGCAGCCACGTCGCCCGTGCCGGATCGTACGGATCGGCGATCACCACCTCGTAGCCGACCGCGCTGATGAGCACGCTGAGCACGATCAGCACATGGGTCCGTTCCGATGCCGTCCCCAGCCGGGCGGGCCTCGGTGACCGCTCCAGTGCCGGGGGCAGCAGGAGGCCGGCGCGGTGGAAGTAGATCCGCCACAGCAGCGCGCTGGTGGTGAAGGCGACCGCGAAGGCGACGGCCCGCTGCGCGGAGTAGGCCACGCCGCTGAAGACGGCGCCGATGGACAGGATGGATTCGCCGAGCGCGATGAGGAAAATCTGCTGGTGACGCTCGGCCAGATGCGTCCCGGCGATCCGCCAGTCGCCCACCTTCGCGGCTCCGATCCGTGGCAGCGGCCAGCCCAGCACCCAGGCAAGGTAGTCCACGCCGAGCGCGGCGGCCCAGAGCGGCAGGCGGAGATGGCTCGGGCCGAGCGCGCCGACCAGCCAGAGCGGGGCGGCCGCCGTCGCCCAGGCGGCGAGCCGGAGCGCCACCAGTCGACGCGGATGGCCCCGGAGTGCGACGGCGAGCACGAGTGGCCGGATCATCATCACCGACATGTACGCGGTCACGAACGGCAGCGCCCGCTCCTCCAGGGCGCGCGGCAGCGTCACCGCCATCACCAGGCTGGCGAACATCGTGCCGATCACGACGGCCTGGATGATCGCGCGTTCCGGTTTGTAGCGGCTGGTGATCCAGGCGGTGTGCGACCAGATCAACCAGAGCGCCAGGAACAGCAGCAGGGCACGGCCGAACCCGGCCACAAGGTCCCAGCCGGAATCGTCGTCAAGGTCGGCGAAGCGTTGTGAGACCCGGGTGAGGGCGAAGACGAACGCCAAGTCGAAGAAGAGTTCCAGGAAGGTGGCGCGTCCCGAACTCCTTTCGGGGCGCAACAGCCTGGACTCCCGACCCGCCACGATTCTCCCGTCCCCCGTGGCACCAACGAGCCGGCCGCCGGCAGGGTTGCGTCCCTGCGGCCGGCCGTCTGGCCGTCATCCGTCCGGCGGGGCTGGCGATCCGCGGCTCAAGCGCCCTGTCCCGGCTGGTGCGCCGCCGTTGTGATGATCGAGGAGAACGCCGCCGCGAGGGGTTCGCCCACCGCCGACGGCTCGTTGAGGTAGCCGTTGACCATCGCGCCGTCTCGCAGCATCATCAGCTGCCGCGCGACGGAGTCGACGTCGTTCACGGTGGCCTCCGTGGCGATGCTGGCGAACTCGTCGAGCATCCACTGGCGGTGGGCGTCAACGGCCACCCGGACCGGGTCGTCGGGATCGGTGAACTCCGCCGCCGCGTTGATGAACGCGCATCCGCGGAATCCCGGGCGGCAGCTCACGGAGCCGATGTCGGTGGCGAGGGTGCGCAGCGACCCCAGCGGGTCGCCCTTGCGGCGCGTGCTGGCCATCCACTGCCGTTCCGCCGCCGCCTGTTCCTCCAGGTACGCGACCACAAGCTCGTTCTTCGTACGGAAGTGGCGGTAGAAGGTGACCTTCGTGATGCCGACCTGCTCGATGATGCGGTCGGCGCTCGTGGCGCGGATGCCCTGGGTGTAAAACAGCTGGTTTGCCGCGGCGAGGATGCGTGCTCTGGTGGCAGACCCCGAGGTGGCGCGCTTCACCGTCTCGGCGATATCGCCCTGCATGTTCTACTCCATCCCGTTTTGGCTGGTTGCACCGGCGCTACGAGCAGTCTAAAGTCGATGAGGTAGACGTACTAGTAACCCTACATCGGGATGACGAAGGAGAACGCCAATGTCCGCACCCCTCTACACCGCCGTCGCGACCTCGACCGGCGACGGCCGCGCCGGAGGCCGCGCGGTGACCGACGACGGCGCGCTCGACGTGACGCTCGCCGTTCCCGCCGGCATGGGAGGCCCGGGCGGGGCGACCAACCCGGAGCAACTGTTCGCGGCCGGATGGGCGTCGTGCTTCCACTCGGCGCTCAAGCTCGTGGCCACGCAGCGCAAGGTTCCGCTGGTCGACTCCGGCGTGGTCGCCGAGGTCTCGATCGTGGCGACCGCGACCGGCGGGTGGGGGCTCAGCGCCGCTCTGCGTGTGCAGATCGGCGGCGGGATCGCCCCCGATGTCGCCGAAAGCCTCACCGCCGCGGCGCACGAGGTCTGCCCCTATTCGCTCGCCACCCGCGGCAACGTGCCCGTCACCGTCACCACGACCACCGTTGCCTGACCGTCACATTCCCCAGGAAAGAGAGACCATGACTCAGTCCGAGTCGAGAGCGCTGTCGCCGTTCAGCGCAGTGCTCCGTCGCCTGTACCTCACCCGCTTCGCCTTCGCCGTCGTCTGGGCGGTGCTTCTGTTCCTGACCGCGTCGAGCGCCGGGCCGCTCCTGACCGCCCTGCTGGTGATCTATCCGCTCTTCGACGCGGCCGCGGTCCTGTCGCAGGTGCGGTCGCAGCAGCGTGCTCCCGGGTCCCGCACCGCGGAGTGGATCAACGTAGCGGTCAGCGTCGTCGTCGCCGTCGCGCTCGGCTGGGCATCGACGGTGTCGATCGCCGCCGCTCTCGCAGTCTGGGGTGTGTGGGCCGTCGGGGCCGGGATCCCCCAACTCGTCGCCGCCGTCCGGCAGCGGCGCTCCGGTGGTCAGGTGCCGCAGATCCTCAGCGGCGGCCTCTCGGTCGTGGCCGGACTGGCGTTCCTCGCCCAGGGGCTCCAGGGCGCCGGCACCATCGGCGGAGTGGGCGGCTACGCCCTCGTCGGTGGGATCTTCTTCCTGATCTCCGCCTTCCGCCTGAACTCCCTGCTGCGGCCGGCATCATGACCGGCATGGCGGGACAGCCGTTCGACTACGACCTGATCGTGGTGGGCGCCGGCCCGGTCGGAGAGAACGTCGCCGACTACGCGACCAGGCGCGGCATCCGCGCGGCGGTCGTCGAGTCCGAACTCGTCGGGGGCGAATGCTCCTACTGGGCGTGCATGCCCTCCAAGGCACTCCTGCGCAGCGGTCAGGCAATCCGGGCGGCTCGCCGGCTCGCCGGAGCCCGCGAGGCGGTCGCGGGTGCCATCGACGTCCCGGCGGTCCTGGCCCGAAGGTCGTCGTTCACCGACCACTGGAGGGACGACGGGCAGGTCGCCTGGCTCGACTCCGCGGGCATCGACCTGATCCGCGGCCGTGCCCGGGTCGTCGGCCAGGGCCAGGTCCGGGTTGCCGACCGGGTCTACTCGGCGCGGGCGGTCGCCCTGGCGACGGGCTCCGTCCCGATCCGGCCCGAGATCCCGGGTCTCGCGGCCGCCGCCCCCTGGGGCACCCGCGAGGCGGTCGCCGCCGACCACGTACCCTCGCGGCTCGTCATCATCGGTGGCGGCGTCGCCGGCACCGAACTCGCCTTCGCGTTCGCGTCCCTCGGCTCGCGGGTCACCATGCTGTCCCGCGCCGGGCTGCTCGACCAGGAGGAACCGTTCGTCGGAGAGCACCTCGCCGCCGCGCTGGCCGACGAGAAGGTCGACGTGCGCCTGGGCGTCACGCCGGCACGGGTCGACCGTGACGCCGACGGGATCGTCACCGTCGTCCTCAACGACGGCACCGGGTACCGCGCGGAAGAGGTGTTGGTCGCCACCGGGCGTCGCCCGAACACCGACAACCTCGGTCTCGAGACGATCGGTCTCGACCCGGCAACCGGGGTGCGGGTGGACGACACGATGCTCGTCGACGGCACCGACTGGCTCTACGCCGTCGGAGACGTGAACGGTCGCGCGCTGCTCACCCATCAGGGCAAGTACCAGGCGCGAGCCGCGGGCGAGGCGATCGCCGCGCGGCTGCAGGGGTCGCCGGTCTCCGACCAGACGTGGGGGAGGCACGTCGCCTCGGCGGACCGAGCGGCCGTGCCCCGAGTGGTGTTCACCGATCCGGAGGTCGCCAGCGTCGGGCTTTCCGAGGCCCGCGCGCGCGGCGAGGGACTCACGATCCGGTCAGTCGAATACGACCTCGGCTCGGTCGCCGGGGCCAAGCTCCACGCCGACGGCTACGCCGGTCGTGCCAAGCTCGTCGTCGACGAGGACCGAGGCGTGGTCGTCGGTGCGACCTTCGTCGGCCAGGACGTCGCCGAACTCCTGCACGCGGCGACGATCGCGATCGTCGGCGAGGTCCCGATCGACCGGCTCTGGCACGCCGTGCCCGCGTACCCCACGATCAGCGAGGTCTGGCTGCGGCTGCTTGAGGCGTACGGCCGACCGGCCTGAGATCAGAGTGCGCGCCCGCGCCGAGGAGTCGGCGCGGGCGCGCCGCAAGCCGTCGACGCCGGCGGGACAATGTCCCTCATGCAGTTCAGCGCGGAACCGGCCGGCAACCAGGTACTCGTCGGCTCGTTGCCCCAGCCGGACTATCCACCGGCGCTGCGCACACACGCGCCACCCGCATGGTGGAGCCGCGCCGAGCTCACCCTCGAATACGCCCGCACCGCGTACGCCGCCCGCGGGCAGTGGTCGACCAACGAGAAGCGCCTCCTCGACCAGGCCGGTCTGCGCCACCTCGACGCGCTCATCTGCACGATGACGCCTGACTCCGGCGCCCTGACCACCGCACTCGACCGCGTCGCGGACGCCCTTCGGCGGGCCGTGGCTGACCCGTAACAGTGGATGGTGCCGGTCACCCGCCGGGCTATGTTGGCTGCATGCTGCTCCGGTCCGCCATCGGCCGCTTCAACGGCTACTTCGCGTCCTTCCAGTCCTCGCCGTGGTGGCAACGCCGCTTCACGGTCATCACCTACACCGGCCGCCGATCCGGACGGACGTTCAGCACTCCGGTGGCGTACCGGCGCGCGGGGAACACCGTGACAATCGGCGTGCAGATGCCCGACGCCAAGAACTGGTGGCGCAATTTCCTCGACGGCGGCCCGATCACGTTGCTGCTCGACGGCGCCCACCGCACCGGCCACGCGGTTTCCCGCCGGGACGATCGGGGTCGGGTCACCGTCTCCGTGCAACTGGACGACTGATGCCCGGCGGCCCCGGACATCGGCGAACCCGACCTCCGGGACCCGGCGACGTCGTGGATCAGGTTGTCGCCGCCGTTGCTGCTCGTCAGCAGGTCAACGGCATTCGGATCGTCGGCATCGACGGCCCGAGCGGTTCAGGGAAGAGCCACCTTGCCCGCAGGCTCTCCGAGGCGCTGGCGGCGCCGGTCATCGAGGTCGACGACTTCGTCTCCTGGGACAATTTCGCCGGGTGGTGGGACCGCTTCGACACTCAGGTACTCGCGCCGCTGCTTCGCGGCGAGGACGCCGTCTACCAGACACGAGACTGGACCGACTGGTACGGCGACACCCTCGGCGAGTGGAAGACCCAGCGGTGGAGCCCGGCTCTGATCTTCGAGGGCGTCACCTGCACCCGCCGCGAGACGATCGGTCGACTCGCCTACACCATCTGGGTTGACGCGCCGGCACCCCTGCGACTGGCGCGCGGCCTCGCCCGCGACGGCTCCTTGGCCGGTGCCGAGCGGCTCTGGCGGAACTGGATGGCCGAGGAGGAGAAGTTCTTCGCCTCCGACGGTACCCGCGATCGGGCCGACCTGATCATCGACACCGCCGAACACGGATGACGGCGGCCGGGCCTGGCTCGGCCCCGCCCGGCTCGGCTTCCAAGGAAGTCACACGGCCCATCCAACGACGCATGCGGCTGCGAGACGGCTCAGCCGAGCCGGTACTCCCAGCCTTCGGCCGCCACTCGAAGTCCGCTTCCAGCAGCGCCCGCAGCGTGCGCCCGTTGATCACATGCTCCAGCGCCCGGTACGTGAGTTGTGCAAACTCGGCGGTAGCGGGTTACCGGCGATCCTGTGGGTGTGGTTCGTACAGTGGCGACATGCCGTGGTCGCAGGTCCGGTCGCTGGGCGGCGCGCCAGTCGCGCGCGTCCGGACCTGGGAGCCGAGTACGGGTGCGTCCTCCGTCGTTGACGCCTCCCGTCGTTGACCTTGGAGTTAGGTTAGCCTAACCTAGCGCCCATGGCGCGCACGAACATGAAGGATGCCCGGCTCAAGCCCGACGTGGTGGAGCCGCTCGTGCTCCAGGTGTCGCGCCGCGAACGGCTCTCCGCGCACTTCGTCCGGGTCACCTTCGGTGGCGACGATCTGGCGCGGTTCCGGTACATGGGCTTCGACCAGTGGTTCCGGCTCTTCCTCCCGGTGCACTCCGACTCGCTCGAACGCCTGCCGGCCAGGCTCGACACCCTTTCGTACCTGCGCTTCCTGACCATCCCGAAGTCGTCACGACCGGTGCTGCGCAACTACACCGTCCGGGCGTACCGGCCGGACGGTCCGGAACTGGACGTCGACTTCGTCATCCACGGCCGGACCGGTGCCGGCGGTGCGGACGGCGCCGGCGAGCCGCGCACCGGCGAACCCGGCGCGGATCAGGGCGCGGATCAGGGCGCGGCCGGCCCGGCCGCCACCTGGGCCGAGGCGTGCCAGCCCGGCGACCGGGTCGCGATCCTCGACGAGGGGATCATGTTCAATCCGCCCGCCGACGCCGACCGGGTGCTGCTGGTCGCCGACGAGACCGGCCTGCCCGCGGCCGCCGGCATCCTCGCCTCGCTCGCCCGGGACGCCCAGGGGCACGCGGTGCTGGAGGTGCCGTCCGAGGAGGACCGCCAGCGGCTCGATGCGCCGGCCGGGGTCGGGATCACCTGGGTCACCCGGGACGACCCCCGGGCGCTACCCGGCCGGGCGGCACTCGCCGCGGTACGGGCGATGCCGGCGCCGCCGCCCACCGTCTACGCGTGGACCGCCGGTGAGCAGGGGCTGCCGTCGGCGCTGCGCCGGCACTGGGTGGCGGCGGGGGTGCCGAAGGAGCGCATCATGTTCTGCGGGTACTGGAGGGCGCCGAAGAGGCGCTGACCGGACCGCGGGCGATCATCGTTCCGTGATCGTCTGTGCCACCCTGGGTGAATCTGGGCGACCGGAACCGGTTTCGGTCGCGTCGGACGTGGCGCCGGGCCGACCCGCTCCCGCATCCTTTGTCGATGGACTGCCCGTTCTGTCTGCCCGCGGTCGCCTCGCTGATCGTTCTGGAGAACGACTCCTGTTACGCCATCTGGACCGAGGAGGTGCCGGTCGGGTCGGCGATGGTGCTGCCCAGGGCGCACCGCCGGACCGTGTTCGAGCTGACCCAGGCGGAGTGGGCGGCAACCCGCGACCTGCTCACCGAGCTGCGCGCGATGATCGGCCGGGCACACCGGCCGGACGGCTGGAACGTGGGCTGGAACGTGGATCCGGTGGGTGGGCAGTCCGTCCTGCACGCCCACTGCCACCTGGTGCCGCGCTACCGGGAGGAGCCGCTGGCCGGCCGGGGAATCCGGGCCTGGCTCAAGGACCCGGGCAACCGGCCGCCGCAGCACGCGCCGGTGCGTACCCCGTCCTGGCGGCCCGCGGTGGACGGCGCGCCGGTGCCCGCGGGCAGCGAGTAGCCGGTGCCCGCGGGCACCGGCTAGCCTCAGGTCCCCAGCTGGCCCACGTCGGTGATCCGGACGACCGCCGCGCCGGTCTCGTCGGAGGCCGCGAGGTCCACCTCGGCGCTGATGCCCCAGTCGTGGTCGCCGTCCGGGTCGTCGAAGATCTGCCGGACCGTCCACCGGTCCCGGCCCTGGTCGATCATCAGCAGCGCCGGGCCGCGGGCGTCCGGGCCGGTGCCCAGTTCGCCGTACGCGTCGAAGTACGGCCCCATGGCCTCGGCCCAGGCGTCCGCGTCCCAGCCGTCCGCGCCGTCCAACTCGCCCAGCTCGTCGTAGCGGCGCAACGCGGCCAGCTCGACCCGGCGGAACAGCGCGTTGCGGACCAGCACCCGGAACGCCCGCAGGTTGCGGGTGACCGCCGGGGGCCGCTCGTCGAGCACCGCCACGGGGGCGTCGGTCGGGTTGCGCAGCCGCTCCCACTCGTCGATCAGGCTGGAGTCCACCTGCCGGACCAACTCGCCCAGCCACTCGATGAGGTCGGTCAGCTCCTCGGTACGGGCGTCCTCGGGCACGGTCTGCCGCAGCGCCTTGTACGCGTCGGCCAGGTAGCGCAGCACCAGGCCCTCGGAGCGGGACAGCCCGTAGAACGAGACGTACTCGGTGAACGTCATCGCCCGCTCGTACATGTCCCGGACCACCGACTTGGGCGCCAACTCGTGGTCGGCCACCCACGGGTGGCCGCGCCGGTACATCTCGTACGCCGCCGCCAGCAGCTCGGCGAGCGGCTTCGGCCAGGTCACCTCGTCGAGCAGTTCGAGCCGCTGCTCGTACTCGATGCCGTCGGCCTTCATCGCGGCCACCGCCTCGCCGCGGGCCTTGAACTGCTGGGCCGACAGGATCTGCCGGGGGTTGTCCAGGATGGATTCGATCACCGACAGCACGTCCAGGGCGTA is a genomic window containing:
- a CDS encoding low temperature requirement protein A, producing the protein MAGRESRLLRPERSSGRATFLELFFDLAFVFALTRVSQRFADLDDDSGWDLVAGFGRALLLFLALWLIWSHTAWITSRYKPERAIIQAVVIGTMFASLVMAVTLPRALEERALPFVTAYMSVMMIRPLVLAVALRGHPRRLVALRLAAWATAAAPLWLVGALGPSHLRLPLWAAALGVDYLAWVLGWPLPRIGAAKVGDWRIAGTHLAERHQQIFLIALGESILSIGAVFSGVAYSAQRAVAFAVAFTTSALLWRIYFHRAGLLLPPALERSPRPARLGTASERTHVLIVLSVLISAVGYEVVIADPYDPARATWLLFVVGGPVLFLIARLRLEYEIFGRVSRSHVIGLVALLLAPTVLARREPMLGLSAVAGVLAIVALFDALRSRHQPLEDPASPIGWEPPGIRGSEA
- a CDS encoding TetR/AcrR family transcriptional regulator, whose amino-acid sequence is MQGDIAETVKRATSGSATRARILAAANQLFYTQGIRATSADRIIEQVGITKVTFYRHFRTKNELVVAYLEEQAAAERQWMASTRRKGDPLGSLRTLATDIGSVSCRPGFRGCAFINAAAEFTDPDDPVRVAVDAHRQWMLDEFASIATEATVNDVDSVARQLMMLRDGAMVNGYLNEPSAVGEPLAAAFSSIITTAAHQPGQGA
- a CDS encoding Ohr family peroxiredoxin; this translates as MSAPLYTAVATSTGDGRAGGRAVTDDGALDVTLAVPAGMGGPGGATNPEQLFAAGWASCFHSALKLVATQRKVPLVDSGVVAEVSIVATATGGWGLSAALRVQIGGGIAPDVAESLTAAAHEVCPYSLATRGNVPVTVTTTTVA
- a CDS encoding NAD(P)/FAD-dependent oxidoreductase, which codes for MAGQPFDYDLIVVGAGPVGENVADYATRRGIRAAVVESELVGGECSYWACMPSKALLRSGQAIRAARRLAGAREAVAGAIDVPAVLARRSSFTDHWRDDGQVAWLDSAGIDLIRGRARVVGQGQVRVADRVYSARAVALATGSVPIRPEIPGLAAAAPWGTREAVAADHVPSRLVIIGGGVAGTELAFAFASLGSRVTMLSRAGLLDQEEPFVGEHLAAALADEKVDVRLGVTPARVDRDADGIVTVVLNDGTGYRAEEVLVATGRRPNTDNLGLETIGLDPATGVRVDDTMLVDGTDWLYAVGDVNGRALLTHQGKYQARAAGEAIAARLQGSPVSDQTWGRHVASADRAAVPRVVFTDPEVASVGLSEARARGEGLTIRSVEYDLGSVAGAKLHADGYAGRAKLVVDEDRGVVVGATFVGQDVAELLHAATIAIVGEVPIDRLWHAVPAYPTISEVWLRLLEAYGRPA
- a CDS encoding uridine kinase encodes the protein MDQVVAAVAARQQVNGIRIVGIDGPSGSGKSHLARRLSEALAAPVIEVDDFVSWDNFAGWWDRFDTQVLAPLLRGEDAVYQTRDWTDWYGDTLGEWKTQRWSPALIFEGVTCTRRETIGRLAYTIWVDAPAPLRLARGLARDGSLAGAERLWRNWMAEEEKFFASDGTRDRADLIIDTAEHG
- a CDS encoding siderophore-interacting protein, giving the protein MARTNMKDARLKPDVVEPLVLQVSRRERLSAHFVRVTFGGDDLARFRYMGFDQWFRLFLPVHSDSLERLPARLDTLSYLRFLTIPKSSRPVLRNYTVRAYRPDGPELDVDFVIHGRTGAGGADGAGEPRTGEPGADQGADQGAAGPAATWAEACQPGDRVAILDEGIMFNPPADADRVLLVADETGLPAAAGILASLARDAQGHAVLEVPSEEDRQRLDAPAGVGITWVTRDDPRALPGRAALAAVRAMPAPPPTVYAWTAGEQGLPSALRRHWVAAGVPKERIMFCGYWRAPKRR
- a CDS encoding HIT family protein, translating into MDCPFCLPAVASLIVLENDSCYAIWTEEVPVGSAMVLPRAHRRTVFELTQAEWAATRDLLTELRAMIGRAHRPDGWNVGWNVDPVGGQSVLHAHCHLVPRYREEPLAGRGIRAWLKDPGNRPPQHAPVRTPSWRPAVDGAPVPAGSE